The following are from one region of the Bacteroidia bacterium genome:
- a CDS encoding response regulator — MGKIKRAILCVDDEKIVLDSLQEQLYQVYGDSFQYEIAESVEEAWEVIDDLIADGFDMVLVISDWLMPRVKGDTFLVDVHSKYPETVTIMLTGQADSDAVQNAMDNANLYAYIRKPWRENDLIQQVNIAFKKLGIDL; from the coding sequence ATGGGAAAAATTAAAAGAGCTATCTTATGTGTTGATGATGAAAAGATAGTATTAGACAGTTTACAAGAGCAACTGTATCAGGTCTATGGGGATAGTTTTCAGTATGAAATTGCTGAAAGTGTGGAAGAAGCCTGGGAAGTTATTGATGACTTGATTGCTGATGGTTTTGATATGGTGTTAGTTATCTCAGATTGGCTCATGCCTCGTGTCAAGGGAGATACTTTTTTGGTGGACGTTCATAGCAAATATCCTGAAACCGTAACCATTATGCTTACCGGTCAAGCAGATTCCGATGCAGTCCAAAATGCAATGGATAACGCTAACCTATATGCATACATCCGAAAACCTTGGAGAGAAAATGATTTAATTCAACAAGTAAATATCGCTTTTAAAAAATTAGGCATAGATTTGTAA